A DNA window from Brassica napus cultivar Da-Ae chromosome C1, Da-Ae, whole genome shotgun sequence contains the following coding sequences:
- the LOC106436539 gene encoding U-box domain-containing protein 30, giving the protein MPMFQPLKRDGLVGFEGGGDGQVLDLDTAVKDGLLGGVNGGGGVVDEKIDLKTMIKELDLQDIPSVFICPISLEPMQDPVTLCTGQTYERSNIHKWFSLGHLTCPTTMQELWDDAVTPNRTLHHLIYTWFSQKYVLMKKRSEDVQGRAIEVLGTLKKAKGQARVHALSELKQIVVAHLMARKTVVEEGGVSVISSLLGPFTSHAVGSEVVAILVSLDLDSDSKSGLMQPAKVSLIVDMLNDGSNETKVNCVRLIRGLVEEKGFRPELVSSHSLLVGLIRLVKDKRHRNGVSPALGLLKPISAHKQVRSLMVRVGAVPQLVDILPSLDPDCLESALFVLDALCSDMEGRVAVKDSANTIPYTVKVLMRVTESCTNYALSILWSVCKLAPEECSPLAVEVGLAAKLLLVIQSGCDPALKQRSAELLKLCSLHYSDTMFISKCKLTRTIQ; this is encoded by the coding sequence ATGCCGATGTTTCAGCCGTTGAAGAGAGACGGGTTAGTTGGATTCGAAGGCGGTGGCGATGGGCAAGTCTTAGATCTGGACACGGCGGTGAAAGACGGACTCCTCGGCGGAGTTAACGGCGGTGGAGGAGTTGTGGATGAGAAGATAGATCTGAAAACCATGATAAAGGAGCTAGATTTACAAGACATACCCTCTGTTTTCATCTGCCCAATCTCCCTCGAGCCGATGCAAGATCCCGTGACCTTGTGCACAGGCCAGACCTACGAGAGGTCCAACATCCACAAATGGTTCAGCCTCGGCCACTTGACTTGTCCCACCACAATGCAGGAGCTTTGGGACGACGCCGTGACTCCTAACAGAACGCTTCACCATTTGATCTACACTTGGTTCTCTCAGAAGTACGTGTTGATGAAGAAACGCTCCGAGGATGTTCAAGGACGAGCCATCGAGGTTCTGGGGACGCTGAAGAAAGCTAAAGGGCAAGCTAGGGTTCACGCCTTGAGCGAGCTTAAGCAGATCGTCGTGGCTCATCTCATGGCGAGGAAGACTGTTGTCGAAGAAGGAGGCGTCTCTGTCATCTCTTCTCTTTTGGGACCTTTCACTTCTCACGCGGTTGGATCTGAGGTTGTTGCCATTCTCGTGAGTCTTGATCTTGATTCGGATTCCAAGTCGGGGTTGATGCAGCCTGCGAAGGTTTCTTTGATCGTCGATATGTTGAATGATGGATCGAACGAAACTAAAGTCAATTGCGTTAGGTTGATAAGAGGGTTGGTGGAAGAGAAAGGGTTTAGACCAGAGCTGGTCTCGAGTCATAGTTTGCTTGTCGGGTTAATTAGATTGGTTAAGGATAAAAGACACAGAAACGGAGTGTCACCCGCACTTGGTTTGCTCAAACCGATCTCTGCTCATAAGCAAGTTCGAAGCTTGATGGTTAGAGTCGGTGCAGTGCCTCAATTAGTCGACATCTTACCGTCTTTAGACCCCGATTGTCTGGAATCAGCTCTGTTTGTGCTTGATGCTTTGTGTTCAGACATGGAAGGACGAGTCGCTGTCAAAGACTCGGCAAACACCATTCCTTACACCGTTAAGGTACTGATGAGGGTTACTGAGAGTTGCACTAACTACGCTCTGTCGATTCTTTGGTCTGTCTGTAAGTTAGCTCCCGAGGAATGTTCGCCTCTTGCTGTTGAGGTGGGTCTTGCTGCAAAGCTGTTGCTCGTGATTCAGAGCGGGTGTGATCCGGCGTTGAAGCAGCGGTCAGCCGAGCTACTCAAGCTGTGTAGTCTACATTATTCAGACACCATGTTTATTTCCAAATGCAAACTCACAAGGACAATCCAATAG
- the BNACNNG24920D gene encoding uncharacterized protein BNACNNG24920D, whose protein sequence is MRLVYGRDEIIERERERERDPENMAWLARSIANSLKIDEEEEDEKETIEDPGSDKPSSPSALKSQSPRGVKEDISELTKTFRSQLWGVASFLAPPPSSSDPTDEETRKSSDLAEGDEDLMAGMRSDFVEIGGRFKTGISKLSGNLPVSEITKMASSFWQGGDSEERDGVGDVIGVTEEVVGFARDLALHPETWLDFPFPEEDNNFDDFEMTDAQYEHALAVERVATGLAVLRIELCPAYMSEYCFWRIYFVLMHPKFSKHDALLLSTPQVLESRALLSHELLHKRNKAAVVLPETSGDTGTANANEEPLTVSSSEPVKTISVETIHSSETSEVETEKHPIENKPVTGSSPRVVQVDDDDDDDDVDDWLKDEDNAGTVSSTVATKHVVDEDEDVTFSDLEEDDDDVPVNYKK, encoded by the exons ATGAGGTTAGTTTACGGTCGCGATgagattatagagagagagagagagagagagagagatccagAAAACATGGCGTGGTTAGCCAGATCCATTGCGAATTCTCTGAAgatcgacgaagaagaagaagacgagaaaGAAACGATTGAAGATCCCGGTTCCGATAAGCCGTCTTCACCGTCGGCGTTGAAATCGCAGTCACCACGAGGCGTGAAGGAAGACATCTCCGAACTCACAAAGACCTTTAGAAGTCAGCTATGGGGTGTCGCCTCGTTCCTCGCACCACCGCCTTCTTCCTCCGATCCGACGGATGAGGAGACACGGAAGTCGTCGGATCTCGCGGAGGGGGACGAGGATCTGATGGCTGGGATGAGGAGCGATTTCGTGGAGATCGGAGGTAGGTTCAAGACCGGGATCTCGAAGCTCTCGGGGAACTTGCCTGTATCGGAGATTACGAAGATGGCTTCGAGTTTCTGGCAAGGAGGGGATTCGGAAGAGCGTGATGGTGTTGGAGATGTGATTGGTGTGACGGAGGAAGTAGTTGGGTTCGCGAGGGATCTTGCTCTGCATCCTGAGACGTGGCTTGATTTCCCCTTCCCTGAAGAGGATAATAACTTCGATG ACTTTGAGATGACTGATGCTCAGTATGAGCACGCGCTGGCTGTGGAAAGGGTTGCAACGGGTCTAGCTGTTTTGCGGATCGAGCTTTGCCCAGCGTACATGAGCGAGTATTGCTTCTGGAGGATTTACTTTGTACTTATGCATCCTAAGTTCAGCAAGCATGATGCCTTGCTTCTCTCTACTCCTCAG GTGCTTGAATCAAGAGCATTGTTATCTCATGAGCTGCTGCATAAGAGAAACAAAGCTGCAGTAGTGCTGCCAGAGACTAGTGGTGATACAGGAACTGCTAATGCCAATGAGGAACCACTTACTGTGTCTTCATCAGAGCCAGTCAAGACCATCTCTGTCGAAACAATACATTCGAGTGAGACATCTGAGGTTGAGACGGAAAAGCACCCAATCGAGAACAAGCCAGTCACTGGATCTTCACCTAGAGTCGTTCAagtcgatgatgatgatgatgatgatgatgttgatgaCTGGTTGAAGGATGAAGATAATGCCGGAACTGTTAGCTCCACCGTAGCAACCAAACATGTTGTGGATGAGGATGAAGATGTAACGTTCAGTGATCTTGAAGAAGATGACGACGATGTGCCAGTGAATTACAAGAAATGA